The Ruminococcaceae bacterium R-25 genomic interval TGTGTAACAGATTCTGAAGAAAACGATACTGTCATGTATAACTTCATGAAGGATGTTTTTACCAATAGAAACGATAATAAAAAAATTAATAAACTTGAGGCAGCTGTTAATCATCTTGACAGTGGCAACATACAGTGTAAAGATTGGTATACTTATGTTAATCTCCTGCATGAAGCAGGCGGAGGAACCATATATAATAAAAGTGAGTTTGAAGGTATAACCTGGCCGATCATTACATGCCGCTGCTATACGTTAACTGAGAAGATCAATTACGTAAGAGGCATGAAGATGTACCGCAAGACAAAACTTGCAGATGAACTCGACGGGTTTGATTACAGGCAGAGCATTACATCTCTTGATGTGCCTTCATACTTCATCAGCGGCGAATACGATTACAATTGTCCTTGGAAACTTGTGGAGGATTATTGCAGTAAATTAGATTCGCCGCAGAAAGAATTTTATAAAATACCTGATGCTGCACACAGTCCGTTGTGGGAGAATCCGGATGTGACTTGTGAAGTGTTAAGAACGATAAAGGAGAAAACTGTTAATGGCTGACAGCTATCATCACGGGAATCTTAGGCAGGCACTTATCGAAGCCGGAATCAAGATCATAAATGAGAGCGGTGAGGAGAATCTCTCACTCAGAAAAGTTGCTGCGCTCTGCAATGTATCACATGCTGCGCCTTATGCTCACTTTAAGGATAAGGATGAGTTATTGGAAGCAATCAAGAATTCTGTAACAGACAGATTTATGGAAGAACTACTAAATGCAGTTGAAGGTAAGCCTACAGCAGACCAGGCTATCATCGCGATGGGAAGAACCTATATACAGTTTTTCAGTGCAAATCCTGATTATTTCGCATTCATCTTCGGCAAGCAGAATATCAATGCTCATCTCAAGATGAACAGGGAATATAAAGATGACTATCCGCCTTTCCTGCTTTTGAGAAGAATGTATCTTAAACACCTTGAAGAAAACGGTTTGGAAAAGACATTTGAAGAACAGGAGATCGAACTTATCAAGATCTGGTCAATAGTTCACGGCATGGCATCCATCGCATGCATGAAAGGAATAAAATCTTCTGTTAACTGGAATGATATAGACGAAAGGTTATTGGTGTAAGACGTGATTGATTATAGTGATCAGAAAGAATTCACAAAAGAAGAACTCGAGAGATTATTTCTCTCTGTTGACTGGTCATCCGGACATTTCCCGGATAAGCTCGTTATTGCAATGAGAAACTACAATGCTGTTTATTCTGCATGGGACGGAGATAAGCTCGTCGGCCTTATCTCTGTAATGGACGACGGGATAATGAATGCTTATGTTCATTATCTTTTAGTAGATCCGGAATATCAGGGCCTTTCGATCGGCAAAGAACTGGTAAACAGAGTAAAGGAATATTACAAGGATTATATGCGCATCTGCGTTATTGCATACGATAAGGCTTTAGAGTTTTATAAGCGCTTAGGATTCGAGGAAAGTGAAGACTGCTCTCCTATGTGCATTACTACGCTTTGGACATAAGCGGAGGAACATTATTTGGAAATCGTTTTTGACATCATCGGTGAGATATTAGAACTCTTAAGTCTGGTCGATATACAGACCAAATACTTAATGGCATTTACTGCCATTTGGTTTTATGTGCTGATAATTGCCACAGTGGTGATCAAAAAGAATAAGAAGAAAATATTCAGAATATTAGCATTTATTCCGCTAATTAATTTCGCGGTCTTTTATCTTTTTAACTTTACCAGAGGCGCTCAGCTCACGGGCTTTCTAAGATACGGTCCACATTTGGCAGTTGCGCTTGTTTATATGGCTGCCTCACTCTGGATCTCAAGAGGCAAAAGAAAAGTCTTGCCGCACATTATCAGCGCGGTCCTGACGGGTGTTATCCTGGCGTGGTCAGTATTTTTTGTGCTGGCAATAGGTTCCGCATATCATTTCGGAAATTTCAGCCATCCCGGGTATAAGAAATCAATGGCAGGACTTATAAATGAACTCGAAAAGAATTATGTCTTAAGAGATTATAAGGAGATCGATTTCGATCATCTGCGCGAAGTTTATATCCCCATGGCTGCTGAAGCAGAGAAG includes:
- a CDS encoding pimeloyl-ACP methyl ester carboxylesterase — encoded protein: MIIALCIILVPVLLLIVWALMSPGKIRTYDDPKSLSEKFVMDINGAPNGFFINSRNTDNPVLLLVSSGPGTDDYVFTDKYEDMHLEDEFTVVYWDYRYMGIAYNSKADTGSITLDNLLEDTYAVTEYLKTRFDQDKIFIMGFSGGTHIALREVQRHPENYYAYIGMAQCVTDSEENDTVMYNFMKDVFTNRNDNKKINKLEAAVNHLDSGNIQCKDWYTYVNLLHEAGGGTIYNKSEFEGITWPIITCRCYTLTEKINYVRGMKMYRKTKLADELDGFDYRQSITSLDVPSYFISGEYDYNCPWKLVEDYCSKLDSPQKEFYKIPDAAHSPLWENPDVTCEVLRTIKEKTVNG
- a CDS encoding TetR family transcriptional regulator, translating into MADSYHHGNLRQALIEAGIKIINESGEENLSLRKVAALCNVSHAAPYAHFKDKDELLEAIKNSVTDRFMEELLNAVEGKPTADQAIIAMGRTYIQFFSANPDYFAFIFGKQNINAHLKMNREYKDDYPPFLLLRRMYLKHLEENGLEKTFEEQEIELIKIWSIVHGMASIACMKGIKSSVNWNDIDERLLV
- a CDS encoding acetyltransferase (GNAT) family protein, translated to MIDYSDQKEFTKEELERLFLSVDWSSGHFPDKLVIAMRNYNAVYSAWDGDKLVGLISVMDDGIMNAYVHYLLVDPEYQGLSIGKELVNRVKEYYKDYMRICVIAYDKALEFYKRLGFEESEDCSPMCITTLWT